GCGGCCAGTGGCAACTGGTCATTTCCGAAATTCCCTACCAGGTCGCGAAGGGCAAGCTAATTGAGCAGATCGCACAAGCGATTGCCGACAAGAAGCTGCCGATCCTGGAGGACGTGCGCGACGAAAGCGACGAGTCCATCCGCATCGTGCTCGTGCCGCGCAGCCGCAATGTCGATCCCGAGCTGCTCAAGGAGAGCATCTACAAGCTCACCGACATGGAAACGCGTTTCGGCCTCAACCTCAATGTGCTGAATGCCAGCCGCACGCCGATGGTCATGGGGCTGAAGGAACTGCTCGAAAATTGGATCGCCAGCCAGATCGACATCCTCCAGCGCCGCAGCCGCCACCGGCTCGAACAGATCGCCAAGCGGCTGGAGCTGGTCGAAGGCTATATCATCGCCTTCCTCAACCTCGACCGCGTTATCGAGATCATCCGGACGGAGGACGAGCCGAAGCCGGTCATGATGGAGGAATTCAAGCTTACCGACCGGCAGGCCGAAGCGATCCTCAACATGCGCCTGCGGTCCTTGCGCAAGCTGGAGGAAATGCAGCTTCGCAATGAGAAGGACGAGTTGCTGAAAGAACAGGACGAGCTTGAGAAACTGCTTGGCTCCCCGGCTCGCCAGCGCACGCGCCTGAAGCGCGATCTCAATGCGCTGCGCAAGGAATACGGACCTGACACCGATCTGGGCCGCCGCCGCACGACGATCGAAGAGGCGGCACCAGCAGTCGAATTCAGCATGGACGCGATGATCGAGAAAGAGCCGGTCACCGTGATCCTGTCGCAGAAGGGCTGGGTACGCGGTGCCAAGGGCCACCTGCCGCTGGACCAGGAATTCAAATACAAGGAAGGCGACGCTCCGGCCTTTGTCCTGCACGCGCAAACGACCGACAAGCTACTGCTGGTCGGTGCCGACGGCCGTGTCTTCACGCTCGGGGCCGACAAACTGCCGGGTGCGCGCGGGTTCGGTGAACCGGTCCGCAATACGCTCGACATCGAGACGAGTACCCAGATCGCGGCCGTAATCGTCCATCGCGAAGGGCAGGAAGTCCTGCTCGCCGCAGATACCGGCAAGGGTTTTGCCGCAACCACCGACGCCATGCTCGCCGAAACGCGAAAGGGCCGCCAGGTCGTCAATCTGAAGGGCGATGCGAAGCTGGTCGTTGCGCGGGCTATCGAGCAAGGGCACGACCACGTCGCCGTCGTCGGCGACAACCGCAAGCTGGTGGTTTTCAACCTCGAGGAATTGCCGCGCCTCGCAAAGGGCCAGGGCGTGAAGCTGCAAAGCTATCGCGATGGTGGCCTGTCGGATGCGACCACGTTCAAGCTGGAAGAGGGGCTCAGCTGGACGATGGGCGGCAAGGGCGACCGGACCCGTACCGAAGGCGACATGTGGCAGTGGAAGGTTGCGCGTGGCGGTGCAGGCCGCCTCCCGCCGCAAGGCTTCCCGCGCGACAACCGGTTCGGATAGCAGAAAGGCCGGAAGCGCTTTCGCACTCCCGGCCCCTTGCGACCCTGAAACTGGGCTCAGGGAATTTGTAGTCTTCGCTTACTCGGCAGCATCGCCTGCAGCGGCTTCGGCCTGCTTTGCGCGAGCCTGTGCCGGCGTCAGGATTTCGGCGCCTTCCGGAACCGGGGTGAAGCTCGGTGCGATATCGGCAGCGTTGAACAGAACTATCAACGCGCCGTTAGCGTCCAGGGCGAAGTTATCGCGTGTCATCGTGACGATGCCAGCGTCGCTCTTGATGATCGCCATGTCTTCGCTGTCGATGGTGTAGACCGTGCCGAGCATCTGACCGTCGGCGCTGAGTACCGCTGCGTCGACAACAAGTGCGGCGTCACGCTTGGCGTTGGCTTCTGCGATTTGTGCATCGATCATGCCGTCGAGCTGGGCCTTGGTCACGGTAATGGTCGGGCCGGTTTCGCCCTGGCCGTACATTTCGACGCCCAGCGGAACCTTGTGCTTGCCGGTGTCGAGCACGGCTTGGCCGTTTTCGACCGAAACGATAGTTCCGACGGCATTGCCTTCGGGACCGGTCACGGTAGCGCCTGCAGCGACCTGCTCGTTGGCGAGGGCGGGGGTGGCGGCGAGTGCGACGGCAGCGACGGCCAGCTTTGCGAACTTCATGGACGAACTCCTAAACTTGTTCAGATTATGCGAACCCCATGCGCATCTGTGCGCGCTAAGGGTCCTGTGGAAAATTTGAGCGGCTGCGGAGAACAAAGCCTCACGCCGATGCCGCATGCCCCCTCCAGGAAGCGGGCGCTCTATGACAAACCGATCGCTGGGAAGCAACCGCGTGAGCCAGTTATGCTGCAGTGCAGCTTAAGCCAAGCTGAAGCCGGGGATGAACCGAAGGATCGGCGCGACGAACTGTCCTGGATACGTGCTGCAACGCTGCAATCAACCAGGCGAACGGGCGGACAGCTCTTCTTCAAGCAATTGCGCGACGCGGCTGGCGTCGGGAAATTCTTCCTCGACCCAGCGGGCCTCGACGGCTTGCAGGATGCGTGCAACCTCCGGACCCGCGCCGACCCCGCGCGCAACGATCTCGCCGCCTTTCAACGGCAATCGCGGGACATCCCAACCGGACAGCGGGGCTATGTCGGAGCCCCCGATAAGCAGCCGGTCGCGCGCGCATTCCATACCTTCGGCATAGGCAAGAGCGCGCGGGGCCTCTGCATCCGCATCCTTGCGCTCGGCAGCGCAGGACAAGCGCGCACGCTGAGCGCGCGAAAGGCGTAGCCGGGCGGCGACGGCCTGAGCGATGGAGGGAATTGGCGGGAGGAGAGCGGCCAGACGACGGACGGGATCACCTTCTAGATCGAGCTGCGCCTCATGGGCGACAAGCGCGGCAAGGACTTTCTGCTCCCTCTCGCGTGCTTCGGGAAGGATAACCTCGAGCACGCCATGCTCTGCCATCAACGCTATCGAACCACGCGGGTCGGGAAGGGCAAGGATGCCCAGCAATTCCATCGCCACCCGTTCGCGGCTGAGACCCTTGAGCGTGTGCGCCAGATCGGAGCATGCCGAGATCGCCTCGCTTTCGGGACTATCGCCAAACCGCGCCTGGAATCGGAAATACCGGAGGATCCGCAGGTGATCTTCCCGAATACGTTCCCGAGCGTCGCCGATGAACCGCACCCGGCGCTCTGCCAGATCGGCCAATCCGCCGAAATAATCGTCGATCTCAAGTGTGTCGGGGTGTGCGTAGAGCGCGTTGATCGTGAAATCGCGACGCGCCGCATCTTCGCGCCATTCTTCAGCGAATGCGACCGTGGCGCGTCGACCGTCGGTCGAGACATCGCGACGCAGGGTCGTGATTTCGACCGGGCCATTCGGCAGGATCGCCGTCACCGTTCCGTGGTCGATACCGGTCGGAACCGTACGGATGCCCGCCTCCTTGCAGCGATCGATAACGGCATGGGGCACGAGTGTGGTGGCGAGGTCGATATCGTGGATCGCCTTGGCCAGCAGCGTGTCGCGCACAGCGCCGCCGACATAGCGGGTGTTGTCGGCACCCAGCGCCGCCACGAGGGCGGCGAGGTCGGTGCGCTTCGTCCAGGCGGCGTCGGGCAGGCGGGTCATGGCAGCGCCTTTAGAACGCTCATGCCTTCCACGCCAGCCGCCGCGAGAGGTTGATGCAGATCGCAGCGGTCACACCCCAGATGCGGTAGCCTTCGTGATCCATCTCGTAATAGCGGCGCATCGCGCCTTTCCAGAAAACCTCGTTCTCCCGCCAGTTCTCCGGATGCATGAGGAGCGATAGCGGCGCTTCGAACCAGCTTTCGACTTCGCGCGGGTCGGGACGAATAGGCAGGTCGTGAGGAACGGTGGCAAGGACCGGCGTGATGTCGAAACCCGTACCGGTCTGGTAGCGGTCTGTCGTGCCGATCACCCGCACGTGCTGCCGCTCGATGCCCAGTTCCTCCCACGCCTCGCGCAGGGCGGCGTCCACGGCATGCTCGCCTTCGTCGAGTTTGCCACCGGGGAAAGCGACCTGGCCGGGATGGTCGCGCATGGTCCGCGGACGCTGGGTGAGTAGCACTGTCGGGTCGGCGCGGTCCGTCACCGCGATGAGGACTGCCGCATCGGCCGTGCGGTCTAGATCAGCAAAACGTTCGTCGCTCAGCAGCTCGGGCGAGGGCGCGGCGTGGCCCTGCTCGAACAAGTGGGTGAGGCGATCGAACAGTTCGCTCATGCAGGCTGTAGCGAGAACCGCTCTCCGCCGCTGGTCACACTCCAGTCCTCGCCGTTCCCCAGCGCAATCTGGGCGAGCTGTTCGTAGGTCGAGCGATTGAGGCGTGCCTCGCAGCCGCGCCTGACGTGGACATAGAGGCGCGGTTTCTCGGTATCGCCAGCCGCGCGGATGGGGTTGTCCGGTCCCGCGACCACCAACTCATCGGTATTGATGCGGAAGGCGAGGTTGCCCTCCGTCTCGCTGACGTCGGTGGCGATGAAGCAGGCGTCCTCGACGTCGATGGATAGCTTCTGGAACGGGGTGACAAGCCAATACCGCCCATCGTCCTCCCGCCTTAATAGCCCCGCGAAAGCCCGGACCATCGCCGGCCTGGAGATAGGGCTGCCTTCGTGTAGCCAGGTGCCGTCTTCCAGGATTTGCATATGGCTCTCACCGACCTGTTCGGGTGTCCATTGTTCAACAGGAGGCAGCTTGCGCGCCTCGACCTGCTCGGCAATCTGGGCCAGCGACAGTCCGGCAAGTTCCGGGGGAGGGGTATATACCATGCCCCGCTATTTGGGGCGGCGCGCGGCTTAGCGCAACTCTATGCGGGCCACGGTCCAAGCATGCCTTCGTTCGGAAGCACGCCGGGATTGCTGGTCCGCACCAGCAGCCGATCTTTTTCGAAGGGCCCGGGGCAGTGCCAACCGCCCGTATGCTGCGCGGTGAAGTCCCAGCGCGCGTAGTATTCCGGGTCGCCGATCATGACCTGCGGCAAGGGCATGGCACCGGTTTCGAAACCGCTTTCGATTGCACCGAGGCTTGCCGCCATCAGCGCCTTGCCGAAACCTTCGCCCTGCCGTCCAGGCATGACCGCAACCGGGCCGACCATGATCATAGGGTGAGGCCTGCCCTCGGGATCGACGAGGGCGACGGGCCACAGCTGGATGGTTCCGGCAAGGTATTCGTCTTCGTCGAGCACGGCGAAGCTCAGCGCCTCGAGCGCTTCAACCCCTTCGCGGATCCGATAGGCGGTGCGCGCGTGCCGCTGCTGCCCGAATGCCGCGTCGAGCAATTGCTCGACCAGTGCAGGGTCGATTGCGGAAAGGGGTACGATAGTCGCCATAGCGGCGCGGCGATTAGGGCCGCACCGCCATCAAGTCGACCAAGTTTCGCTTATTCGGGGCGAAGTTCCAGCAGGCGGCCCGTTTCCCCGTCTTCGAGGACCCAGAGTGCGCCGTCCGGGCCTTCGATGACAGAGCGGATGCGGTTGCCCATGTCGTAACGCGCCACTTCGCGCGCGTTCTCGCCATCCACTTCGACCCGGATCAAGGCCTTGGTCTTGAGGCCGGAGATCATCGCATCGCCCTTGAGCCCGGGAAACAGGTCCCCGCGATAGAAAATCATGTTTCCAGGCGCGATGACCGGCGTCCAGTTGATCGCGAACTTCTCGAACCCGTCGTCGGCGGTATGATCGGGAATGTCGTCGCCATCGTAGTGATCGCCGTTCGAGCGTAGCGGCCATCCATAGTTGGCGCCGCGCTTGACGAGATTCAATTCGTCGCCGCCTGCCGGACCGTGCTCGATTTCCCACAAGCGGCCGCTCGCATCGAAGTCGATGCCGAGGAGGTTGCGATGGCCCCACGACCAGATCTGGTCGCTCGGGCTGCCCTGTCCGGCCAGCGGGTTACCGGCAGCGGGAGTGCCGTCGAGGTTGAGGCGCACCACGGTGCCGAGCGTGTTCGAAGTGTCTTGCGCCGGTTGCATCTTCTGGCGGTCGCCGCTCGTGATGAAAAGATATCGCTCGTCCGGGCTGAACGCGATGCGGTGGGAATAATGGCCGCGGCCCGTCACCTTGGGCGCCTGGCGCCAGATGACGTCGAGCCCCTCAATGCTGCACTCGTCGGCCTGCTGGCACACCAATGTGCCACGACCAACCACGGCACCGCGCGTATCGCCTTCACCCGCTTCTGCCCAGCTCAGATAGATCGTGCGGCGGTCGGTGCCCTGGCCTGCCTCGCTGGGTAGGAAAGCGATTTCGCCCAAGCCACCCTGGCCGCCATAATCGACCTCGGGCACGCCGGTGACAGTGCCCAGCCTTCCACTGGCGAGATCCTTGAACTTGATGCTGCCTGCCTGTTCGGTGATGAAGATCATTCGGGTGCCGGGGAGGAAGGCCGAAGCCCATGGATCGGCGAACGATCCGTGTTCGGTAATCGCGAACTCGCCTGAGAATTCGCCTGCCACCGGGGTTGGCGTCGATGTCGCCGAGCTGCCTCCATCGGTGGAGTAACCGCCTCCACAGCTTGCGGCCATCAGCAGCGGGGATAGGGTGGCGGCAATAACCGATAGGCGTTTCATGATCTCTTCATCTCCCGAACAAGGTCTGGGCCAAGCTCCGCTGATCATCGGCGTGGACGAGGCCGGTCGCGGACCGCTTGCCGGTCCTGTTGTCGCTGCCGCCGTGGTCTTGTGCAACCCGTGCCCCGAAGGCCTCGACGATTCCAAAAAGCTCAGCGCCGCTCGCCGTTCCGCGCTGGAGCCGCAAATCGTCGAAAATTGTGCTTGGGGCCTCGGCATCGTCGGCGTTGAGGAGATCGACAGGATTAATATCTTCCAGGCCACAATGCTCGCAATGACGCTCGCCGTTTCCCGTCTGGTGGACACTTTGGGAGAGGAGCCCGAAGCTGTGCTCATCGACGGGAACCAGACGCCGCATGGCCGCTGCGATGCCTGGCGCTGGCCCGCGCGTGCGATCGTGGGGGGCGACGGCAAAGAAAAGGCAATCGGCGCCGCGTCGATCCTGGCCAAGGAATATCGCGACCGCGTCATGCGCGATGCGGCGGATCGTTTTCCCCACTACGGATGGGAGCGCAACGCCGGTTATGGAACGCCCCAGCATCTCGAAGCATTGCGAACACACGGACCGAGCCCGCTGCACCGCCGCAGCTTTGCGCCGGTATCGCAAATGGAGATGTTCGCGTGACCTTTGCCTATTCCGATATTCCCGACCAGAGCGGCAAGACCGCGATCGTCACCGGCTCCAATACCGGCATCGGGCTGGAAATCGCCCGCGGCCTGTCGCGCAAGGGCGCGCGTGTGATCCTAGCTTGCCGCGATGGGGACAAGGCCAAAGCGGCGATGGACGATATCGCGAGCGGGCCGGAGGAGGCGGATCTCGATTACCTGCACCTCGATCTCGGCAATCTCGCTTCGATCCGCGAGGCCGCCGAAAAGGTGAAGGGGGAGAAGAAGATCGACATCCTGGTGAACAATGCCGGGATCATGGTGCCGCCGCTATCGCACTCGATCGGCGGCACGGAATCTCAATTCGCGGTGAACCATCTCGGACATTTCGCATTCACCGGCCTGTTGCTCGACAAGCTGGCGCAGGACGGCGGTGCGCGGGTCGTGTCGCAGTCGTCCATCGCGCATAAGGGCGCCAAGATCGATTTCGACAATCTCGACGCGAGGCACGGCTATTCGCGCACGAAGTTCTACGGCCAGAGCAAGCTGGCCAACCTTCTCTTTGCGCTCGAACTGGACCGCAGGCTGCGCGCCGCGAACTCGCCGGTCGTATCGATTGCCTGCCACCCGGGCGTCGCGCAGACGGAACTGACACGTCACCTCGGCCTGCTCGGCAGCGTTTTTGGCCCCGTCATCGGGCTCGCCCTAAATTCTGCCGAGGACGGTGCCATCCCGGCCTTGCAGGCCGCCACAGATCCGCAAGCCGAGGGCGGCGACTATTTCGGCAGCTGGGGCTTCCGCGAAATGAGCGGCAAGGCATCGGGCAAGGCCTATGCCACACGCACGGCCCGCGACCCGCTGCTGGCTGCCCGCTTGTGGGAGAAGTCGATCGACCTGACCGGCGTCGATCCGGGTCTTGCGCCCGCCGAGAGCTAATCCAGCCGAAAACACCGACGAAAAGAGTCTTCCGGGTCACACCGCATCATGTTGAGTCCGCCGAATTCGTGCGGACTCAACATCTTGTGGGGGACTCCTTTCGTTCTCCCTCAGGAGTTGTGTGTCGAAGCGATATGCAACCCAGAAGCTGCTTGACGTGGAATCGGTTTGGACTCACCCTGTGGATAACTAAGCCAAAGGGGACGGTCACATGGGGGTCATCGAGACCACGAAATCGCGCGTTCAGCGCACAGAAAGAGCGGTCGAACTCCCGCTCGAATTGCCCGTGGGCAAGATCCTCGAAGGCGATTGCGTGGAAGCCATGCGCTCCATCCCGACAGCCAGCGTCGACCTTGTTTTCGCGGATCCGCCATACAATCTCCAGCTTGGCGGCGATCTCAACCGGCCCGACGGCAGCCATGTCGATGCAGTGACCGACGATTGGGACAAGTTCGACACCTTCAAGGCCTATGACGATTTTACCCGCGCCTGGCTGGTCGAGGCGAAGCGCATCCTAAAGCCCGATGGCGCGCTGTGGGTCATCGGCAGCTATCACAACATCTACCGCGTCGGCGCGATCCTGCAGGACCTGGGCTTCTGGATCCTGAACGATATCGTCTGGCGCAAGTCGAACCCGATGCCTAATTTCCGCGGCACTCGCTTCACCAATGCGCACGAGACGCTGCTGTGGTGCAGCCAGGGCGAGAAGGCGAAGTATCACTTCAACTACCGCGCGATGAAGACGCTCAACGACGAGCTCCAGATGCGCAGCGATTGGGTCCTGCCGATCTGCAACGGCGCAGAACGCCTGAAGGAAGGCGGCACCAAGGTTCACCCGACGCAGAAACCCGAAAGCCTGCTTTACCGTGTGCTGCTATCGACCACGGAGAAGGGCGACGTCGTGCTCGACCCCTTCTTCGGCACCGGTACGACCGGTGCGGTGGCCAAGCGTCTCGGCCGCCAGTGGATCGGCTGCGAGCGCGAAGGCGTCTATCGCAACGCTGCGATCAAGCGGATCGAGAAGGAACTCCCGCTCGACGAAAGCGCGCTCACCACGATGCAGGCGGGCCGCAGCGCACCCAAGGTGGCTTTCGGCGCGCTGGTCGAAAACGGTTATCTGAAGCCCGGCACCGAACTGTTCGACAAGAAGCGGCGCTGGAAAGCCATCGTCCGCGCCGACGGGTCGCTCGCGTGCGGCAAGCAGACCGGCAGCATTCACGGCCTCGGCAAGGAATTGCAGGGCGCGCCCAGCTGCAACGGCTGGACCTTCTGGCATTACGAAGTCGATGGGGACGTGAAACCGATCGACGCTGCGCGCCAGCTCTACCTGCTGGCCGTCGAGGACTGAGGACACGCCGTAAGGGGCGGTTTGCGATCCTATTCTGCTTCGCGGACCAGCCGGTCCTCAGAAACACCCCGGGCCTTGAGCGCGCTCGACACGTCGTCCTCCATCGGAGGGGGTCCGCACAAATAGAACATGTTGCCGAAATCGAGGCCTGCCTCGTCGAGGAAATCGCCGTCGACCTGGCCATGGTGGATCCCGTCGACGTCTTCGTCGCTCAGGACGAGGTCCAATCGGAGCCCCGGCATCTTCTCGAGCTCCTCACGAAGAATGATGTCCTTCTCTTTGCTATTCGAGAAGATCAGCCGGTAGCCGTCCAGCGACCCATGGCTCTTTTGCCGCGCACGAAGAATGGCGAGCAAGGGCGTCAAACCGGCACCGCCGGCGATGATCACACCGGGACCCTTGTCCTCGATCGCGCCCCACGGGCCCTCGATCAGGACACCGTCACCTGCTTCCATCATGCCGATCTGTTCTGTGACGCCGTCATGCGAAGGATATGATTTGATCGTAAACTGAAGATGGTCCGCGCCGGGCAGGGAGGTAAAGGTGAAGGGGCGTTTCTCGTCCCTCCATCCATCGCGGTCCAGCGCGAGATCGGTGGCCTGCCCCGGGCGGAACTCGAAGCCCTCCGGCCGCTCGAAAGTCAATTCGTGGACGTCGTGGGTGACCGGGCGGATGCTGTGGAGCGTCAGTTCATGGGGCATCGGAATCTCGTGTTGCGTCCGGAACGGACCCGGGCTGTTTGCAACCCGAGCAATGGGCGAGAGCCAAGGGGAGTTCCCAGAAGACTGTCGCTCGCAGCCCCGAAAATGGCGGATAAACGCCCTTTTTGCACCAGTCATCGTGAGAGTGCAGAATTGCCACAAGTTCCCGAATTTTGGCCGGAACCTGCCTTGCGCAGCCTCGTTGGGCGAACCGATGCGCAACGAGCGCAGGCCAAATTACGGAGAAGACTCTTGAACAAGATCCTTATCACGACCGCGGCCGCCGCCGGCCTGGTAGCTATCCCCAGCGCAGCCGCTGCGCAGGGCACTTACGTAAGCGTAACTGGTGGTTACGTTCTGCCCTCGGATTCCGACAACAGCGGTGAAACCACCGCCGATATCGCCGCAACCGACGATTTCGGTGCCATTCCGGCTGGTACCAGCGTGGGCTGGAATACCGAATTCGACAACGGCTTCGAAGCCAGCGGCGCCATCGGTTATGCCACGGCATCTGGCCTGCGTTTCGAAGGCCAGCTGTTCTACAATTCGTATGACGTTGAGACGCACAGCGGCCTCACCGTCGGTGGTGGCAATATCGACACCGTCGACGTCGCCGTGCTGACCCGCGGTGCCGCCGACGATGCCAACCCGACCGTCGGTGCGGTGATTGCCGACGGGCAGGGCGATGTCTCGAACTTCGGCCTGTTCGGTAACGTCTATTACGACATCGGCGGACCGGACGCGACCTTCAAGCCGTTCGTCGGCGCAGGCCTCGGCTATCAGTGGACCGATGTGAACTACCAGCCTTCGGGCGTGGATGTGGCTGACGATAGCGACGGCAGCTTCGGTTACCAGTTGATGGCAGGTGCCGGTTTCGAAGTGAGCGAAGGCCTCGATATCTTCGCCCAGTACACCTATCGCGACAGTTTCAACGATCCGGAAGTCGAACTGAACCTGCTTCCGGCTACGCTTGAAGTGGAAACGCAGCAGTCGATCGTGTCGCTCGGCGTGCGCTTCAACTTCGGCGGTTGATCTCGGACAAGAATTTGGAACGGGCGCTCCTGTGAAGGGGCGCCCGATTTTCGTTCGCGAGGTGCCTGGACCACACCGCCCGATTTCGCGTGACAGCCTCTCCACATATGATAACTTTGACGACCAGATGCCCGACCTCAAGCCATTCGAAGAGCTTAGCGCCGACCACCTGCGGCTGATCCTTCAGACCGGCCATATCGGCATCTGGGAATTGGACGTGAGCAGCGGTCTCGCACTGCGCAACGCGCATCACGACGCGATTTTCGGATATGAGGAACGGCTGGACGAATGGACTTATGACAAGTTCATCGAACACGTCGTCCCCGAGCAACGTCAGTTGGTCCACGACCTGCAACAGGCTGCTATCGAGAAGGGCGAAGTCTGGTCCTTCGACTGTGCCATTCGGAAGAATGACGGGGAGTTACGCTGGATCAGCGCCTCGGGCCGACCGCTGATGGGACCGGATGGCAAGGTGGCCAAGCTGATCGGTCACGTGATCGACATCACCGATACCAAGCAGCGCGAAAACCGGCTCACGCTCCTGACCGAAGAGCTC
This DNA window, taken from Qipengyuania seohaensis, encodes the following:
- a CDS encoding oxidoreductase, producing the protein MTFAYSDIPDQSGKTAIVTGSNTGIGLEIARGLSRKGARVILACRDGDKAKAAMDDIASGPEEADLDYLHLDLGNLASIREAAEKVKGEKKIDILVNNAGIMVPPLSHSIGGTESQFAVNHLGHFAFTGLLLDKLAQDGGARVVSQSSIAHKGAKIDFDNLDARHGYSRTKFYGQSKLANLLFALELDRRLRAANSPVVSIACHPGVAQTELTRHLGLLGSVFGPVIGLALNSAEDGAIPALQAATDPQAEGGDYFGSWGFREMSGKASGKAYATRTARDPLLAARLWEKSIDLTGVDPGLAPAES
- a CDS encoding GNAT family N-acetyltransferase gives rise to the protein MATIVPLSAIDPALVEQLLDAAFGQQRHARTAYRIREGVEALEALSFAVLDEDEYLAGTIQLWPVALVDPEGRPHPMIMVGPVAVMPGRQGEGFGKALMAASLGAIESGFETGAMPLPQVMIGDPEYYARWDFTAQHTGGWHCPGPFEKDRLLVRTSNPGVLPNEGMLGPWPA
- a CDS encoding outer membrane beta-barrel protein; the protein is MNKILITTAAAAGLVAIPSAAAAQGTYVSVTGGYVLPSDSDNSGETTADIAATDDFGAIPAGTSVGWNTEFDNGFEASGAIGYATASGLRFEGQLFYNSYDVETHSGLTVGGGNIDTVDVAVLTRGAADDANPTVGAVIADGQGDVSNFGLFGNVYYDIGGPDATFKPFVGAGLGYQWTDVNYQPSGVDVADDSDGSFGYQLMAGAGFEVSEGLDIFAQYTYRDSFNDPEVELNLLPATLEVETQQSIVSLGVRFNFGG
- a CDS encoding PQQ-dependent sugar dehydrogenase — encoded protein: MKRLSVIAATLSPLLMAASCGGGYSTDGGSSATSTPTPVAGEFSGEFAITEHGSFADPWASAFLPGTRMIFITEQAGSIKFKDLASGRLGTVTGVPEVDYGGQGGLGEIAFLPSEAGQGTDRRTIYLSWAEAGEGDTRGAVVGRGTLVCQQADECSIEGLDVIWRQAPKVTGRGHYSHRIAFSPDERYLFITSGDRQKMQPAQDTSNTLGTVVRLNLDGTPAAGNPLAGQGSPSDQIWSWGHRNLLGIDFDASGRLWEIEHGPAGGDELNLVKRGANYGWPLRSNGDHYDGDDIPDHTADDGFEKFAINWTPVIAPGNMIFYRGDLFPGLKGDAMISGLKTKALIRVEVDGENAREVARYDMGNRIRSVIEGPDGALWVLEDGETGRLLELRPE
- a CDS encoding site-specific DNA-methyltransferase codes for the protein MGVIETTKSRVQRTERAVELPLELPVGKILEGDCVEAMRSIPTASVDLVFADPPYNLQLGGDLNRPDGSHVDAVTDDWDKFDTFKAYDDFTRAWLVEAKRILKPDGALWVIGSYHNIYRVGAILQDLGFWILNDIVWRKSNPMPNFRGTRFTNAHETLLWCSQGEKAKYHFNYRAMKTLNDELQMRSDWVLPICNGAERLKEGGTKVHPTQKPESLLYRVLLSTTEKGDVVLDPFFGTGTTGAVAKRLGRQWIGCEREGVYRNAAIKRIEKELPLDESALTTMQAGRSAPKVAFGALVENGYLKPGTELFDKKRRWKAIVRADGSLACGKQTGSIHGLGKELQGAPSCNGWTFWHYEVDGDVKPIDAARQLYLLAVED
- a CDS encoding CCA tRNA nucleotidyltransferase, which codes for MTRLPDAAWTKRTDLAALVAALGADNTRYVGGAVRDTLLAKAIHDIDLATTLVPHAVIDRCKEAGIRTVPTGIDHGTVTAILPNGPVEITTLRRDVSTDGRRATVAFAEEWREDAARRDFTINALYAHPDTLEIDDYFGGLADLAERRVRFIGDARERIREDHLRILRYFRFQARFGDSPESEAISACSDLAHTLKGLSRERVAMELLGILALPDPRGSIALMAEHGVLEVILPEAREREQKVLAALVAHEAQLDLEGDPVRRLAALLPPIPSIAQAVAARLRLSRAQRARLSCAAERKDADAEAPRALAYAEGMECARDRLLIGGSDIAPLSGWDVPRLPLKGGEIVARGVGAGPEVARILQAVEARWVEEEFPDASRVAQLLEEELSARSPG
- a CDS encoding ribonuclease HII, whose amino-acid sequence is MISSSPEQGLGQAPLIIGVDEAGRGPLAGPVVAAAVVLCNPCPEGLDDSKKLSAARRSALEPQIVENCAWGLGIVGVEEIDRINIFQATMLAMTLAVSRLVDTLGEEPEAVLIDGNQTPHGRCDAWRWPARAIVGGDGKEKAIGAASILAKEYRDRVMRDAADRFPHYGWERNAGYGTPQHLEALRTHGPSPLHRRSFAPVSQMEMFA
- a CDS encoding FAD-binding oxidoreductase — translated: MPHELTLHSIRPVTHDVHELTFERPEGFEFRPGQATDLALDRDGWRDEKRPFTFTSLPGADHLQFTIKSYPSHDGVTEQIGMMEAGDGVLIEGPWGAIEDKGPGVIIAGGAGLTPLLAILRARQKSHGSLDGYRLIFSNSKEKDIILREELEKMPGLRLDLVLSDEDVDGIHHGQVDGDFLDEAGLDFGNMFYLCGPPPMEDDVSSALKARGVSEDRLVREAE
- a CDS encoding CoA pyrophosphatase codes for the protein MSELFDRLTHLFEQGHAAPSPELLSDERFADLDRTADAAVLIAVTDRADPTVLLTQRPRTMRDHPGQVAFPGGKLDEGEHAVDAALREAWEELGIERQHVRVIGTTDRYQTGTGFDITPVLATVPHDLPIRPDPREVESWFEAPLSLLMHPENWRENEVFWKGAMRRYYEMDHEGYRIWGVTAAICINLSRRLAWKA
- a CDS encoding DUF1285 domain-containing protein — protein: MVYTPPPELAGLSLAQIAEQVEARKLPPVEQWTPEQVGESHMQILEDGTWLHEGSPISRPAMVRAFAGLLRREDDGRYWLVTPFQKLSIDVEDACFIATDVSETEGNLAFRINTDELVVAGPDNPIRAAGDTEKPRLYVHVRRGCEARLNRSTYEQLAQIALGNGEDWSVTSGGERFSLQPA
- the parC gene encoding DNA topoisomerase IV subunit A, whose product is MATTDLDDSGVDPFDAIVDAPFDSALSERYLVYALSTITARSLPDLRDGLKPVHRRLLWTMRQLKLDPSSGFKKSARVVGEVIGKYHPHGDTAAYDAMVRLAQDFALRYPLVEGQGNFGNIDGDNAAAYRYTEARLTKTAMRLMEGLDAGTVDFIPTYNNEEEEPEIMPGLFPNLLANGASGIAVGMATNIPSHNVAEIVDATLEVIDNPHVEHPRLMELFKGPDFATGGVVPESADTISHAYETGRGSFRVRGRFHAEEAEKAEDREAGIERLGGGQWQLVISEIPYQVAKGKLIEQIAQAIADKKLPILEDVRDESDESIRIVLVPRSRNVDPELLKESIYKLTDMETRFGLNLNVLNASRTPMVMGLKELLENWIASQIDILQRRSRHRLEQIAKRLELVEGYIIAFLNLDRVIEIIRTEDEPKPVMMEEFKLTDRQAEAILNMRLRSLRKLEEMQLRNEKDELLKEQDELEKLLGSPARQRTRLKRDLNALRKEYGPDTDLGRRRTTIEEAAPAVEFSMDAMIEKEPVTVILSQKGWVRGAKGHLPLDQEFKYKEGDAPAFVLHAQTTDKLLLVGADGRVFTLGADKLPGARGFGEPVRNTLDIETSTQIAAVIVHREGQEVLLAADTGKGFAATTDAMLAETRKGRQVVNLKGDAKLVVARAIEQGHDHVAVVGDNRKLVVFNLEELPRLAKGQGVKLQSYRDGGLSDATTFKLEEGLSWTMGGKGDRTRTEGDMWQWKVARGGAGRLPPQGFPRDNRFG